The following are encoded in a window of Gasterosteus aculeatus chromosome 5, fGasAcu3.hap1.1, whole genome shotgun sequence genomic DNA:
- the LOC120819220 gene encoding glycylpeptide N-tetradecanoyltransferase 2 isoform X1: MADSNLLDKELTEDERLKGGKKKQKKEDAWKPEGPKDPFALVRIFSSLKSLPETKQQEIQRALHLFSVGPSLPKTLQQARTHTYRFWDSQPVPKLGDSSVTHGPIVEGEAAVRKEPYSLPSGFVWDTPDLSSPTVMKELCTLLSENFEDEDDNTVRRDFSPEYLQWALQPPNWLPQWNCGVRVHSNNKLVGFIAALPADVRVYETQKRMAAVKFLCVHKKLRLKRMTPVLIRELTRRVHQQGLSQAVYSAGIVLPTPISSCRYWHRPLSPRKLTEVSYPGLRQNMNLPRALKFYRLPETTKTPGLRPLTEADVVGVHSLLQANQLRFHLSSAMSLQEAEHWLSPRENVVDTYVVEGEAGTLTDVVSFYSVSSSVLNHPVHTGLRAARLLYAAGTATDPADLMEDTLVLAKSKGFDVFCALDVMDNKSFFENLKFNIMDKSVRYYLYNWMCPDMSPDKVGLVFPS, encoded by the exons ATGGCCGACTCCAACCTGCT TGATAAGGAGCTGACAGAGGACGAGAGACTAAAAGGGGGCAAAAAGAAGCAAAAGAAGGAGGATGCTTGGAAACCGGAGGGCCCCAAGGATCCGTTTGCTCTGGTTCGTATCTTCTCAAGT CTGAAGAGCCTTCCAGAGACAAAGCAGCAGGAGATCCAGAGGGCCCTCCATCTCTTCTCCGTCGGCCCGAGTCTCCCAAAGACCCTGCAGCAGGCCAGAACACACACTTACCGCTTCTGGGACTCGCAGCCGGTCCCCAAACTGG GTGACAGTTCGGTGACTCACGGGCCAATAGTCGAGGGCGAAGCCGCTGTGCGGAAGGAACCCTACTCTTTACCATCGGGCTTCGTCTGGGACACTCCGGACCTCAGCAGCCCGACTGTG ATGAAAGAGCTTTGCACTCTGCTCAGCGAGAACttcgaggacgaggacgacaaCACCGTCAGGCGCGACTTCTCGCCGGAGTATCTGCAATG GGCTCTGCAGCCACCTAACTGGCTGCCCCAGTGGAACTGTGGCGTGCGAGTGCACAGCAACAACAAGTTGGTCGGCTTCATTGCCGCACTTCCCGCCGATGTCCGCGTGTATGAGAC GCAGAAGCGGATGGCAGCGGTCAAGTTCCTGTGCGTCCATAAGAAGCTCCGCCTCAAGCGGATGACTCCGGTCCTGATCCGAGAGCTCACCAGACGGGTCCACCAGCAGGGCCTCAGCCAGGCGGTCTACTCAGCTGGAATAGTGCTGCCCACACCGATAAGCTCCTGCAG GTACTGGCATCGCCCTCTGAGTCCCCGAAAGCTGACAGAGGTGAGCTACCCGGGTCTGAGACAGAACATGAACCTGCCGAGAGCTCTCAAATTCTACCGTTTGCCCGAG ACCACAAAGACCCCGGGTCTGCGCCCTCTGACTGAAGCCGACGTGGTGGGGGTGCACTCGCTCCTGCAGGCAAACCAGCTCAGGTTTCACCTCAGCTCCGCGATGTCTCTGCAGGAAGCAGAGCACTGGCTGTCACCCAGAGAGAATGTGGTCGACACCTACGTGGTAGAG GGTGAAGCTGGCACCCTGACGGACGTGGTGAGTTTCTACAGCGTCTCCTCCAGCGTGCTGAACCACCCGGTCCACACGGGCCTCAGGGCTGCTCGTCTGCTTTACGCAGCCGGCACTGCCACAGACCCAGCTGACCTCATGGAGGACACACTGGTCCTGGCTAAATCT AAAGGTTTTGACGTCTTCTGTGCCCTCGACGTGATGGATAACAAGAGTTTCTTTGAAAACCTCAAGTTCAACATCATGGACAAGAGTGTTCGTTATTACCTGTACAACTGGATGTGTCCTGACATGAGCCCGGACAAG GTGGGCCTGGTGTTCCCCAGCTAA
- the LOC120819220 gene encoding glycylpeptide N-tetradecanoyltransferase 2 isoform X2: MADSNLLDKELTEDERLKGGKKKQKKEDAWKPEGPKDPFALLKSLPETKQQEIQRALHLFSVGPSLPKTLQQARTHTYRFWDSQPVPKLGDSSVTHGPIVEGEAAVRKEPYSLPSGFVWDTPDLSSPTVMKELCTLLSENFEDEDDNTVRRDFSPEYLQWALQPPNWLPQWNCGVRVHSNNKLVGFIAALPADVRVYETQKRMAAVKFLCVHKKLRLKRMTPVLIRELTRRVHQQGLSQAVYSAGIVLPTPISSCRYWHRPLSPRKLTEVSYPGLRQNMNLPRALKFYRLPETTKTPGLRPLTEADVVGVHSLLQANQLRFHLSSAMSLQEAEHWLSPRENVVDTYVVEGEAGTLTDVVSFYSVSSSVLNHPVHTGLRAARLLYAAGTATDPADLMEDTLVLAKSKGFDVFCALDVMDNKSFFENLKFNIMDKSVRYYLYNWMCPDMSPDKVGLVFPS; this comes from the exons ATGGCCGACTCCAACCTGCT TGATAAGGAGCTGACAGAGGACGAGAGACTAAAAGGGGGCAAAAAGAAGCAAAAGAAGGAGGATGCTTGGAAACCGGAGGGCCCCAAGGATCCGTTTGCTCTG CTGAAGAGCCTTCCAGAGACAAAGCAGCAGGAGATCCAGAGGGCCCTCCATCTCTTCTCCGTCGGCCCGAGTCTCCCAAAGACCCTGCAGCAGGCCAGAACACACACTTACCGCTTCTGGGACTCGCAGCCGGTCCCCAAACTGG GTGACAGTTCGGTGACTCACGGGCCAATAGTCGAGGGCGAAGCCGCTGTGCGGAAGGAACCCTACTCTTTACCATCGGGCTTCGTCTGGGACACTCCGGACCTCAGCAGCCCGACTGTG ATGAAAGAGCTTTGCACTCTGCTCAGCGAGAACttcgaggacgaggacgacaaCACCGTCAGGCGCGACTTCTCGCCGGAGTATCTGCAATG GGCTCTGCAGCCACCTAACTGGCTGCCCCAGTGGAACTGTGGCGTGCGAGTGCACAGCAACAACAAGTTGGTCGGCTTCATTGCCGCACTTCCCGCCGATGTCCGCGTGTATGAGAC GCAGAAGCGGATGGCAGCGGTCAAGTTCCTGTGCGTCCATAAGAAGCTCCGCCTCAAGCGGATGACTCCGGTCCTGATCCGAGAGCTCACCAGACGGGTCCACCAGCAGGGCCTCAGCCAGGCGGTCTACTCAGCTGGAATAGTGCTGCCCACACCGATAAGCTCCTGCAG GTACTGGCATCGCCCTCTGAGTCCCCGAAAGCTGACAGAGGTGAGCTACCCGGGTCTGAGACAGAACATGAACCTGCCGAGAGCTCTCAAATTCTACCGTTTGCCCGAG ACCACAAAGACCCCGGGTCTGCGCCCTCTGACTGAAGCCGACGTGGTGGGGGTGCACTCGCTCCTGCAGGCAAACCAGCTCAGGTTTCACCTCAGCTCCGCGATGTCTCTGCAGGAAGCAGAGCACTGGCTGTCACCCAGAGAGAATGTGGTCGACACCTACGTGGTAGAG GGTGAAGCTGGCACCCTGACGGACGTGGTGAGTTTCTACAGCGTCTCCTCCAGCGTGCTGAACCACCCGGTCCACACGGGCCTCAGGGCTGCTCGTCTGCTTTACGCAGCCGGCACTGCCACAGACCCAGCTGACCTCATGGAGGACACACTGGTCCTGGCTAAATCT AAAGGTTTTGACGTCTTCTGTGCCCTCGACGTGATGGATAACAAGAGTTTCTTTGAAAACCTCAAGTTCAACATCATGGACAAGAGTGTTCGTTATTACCTGTACAACTGGATGTGTCCTGACATGAGCCCGGACAAG GTGGGCCTGGTGTTCCCCAGCTAA